The sequence GTGGCCTACCTTGAGACGGCCTACGCTCCGCCAATAAGCCCGACGATTGACCCGATAACGGTTGCGGGGGAGATGGCGATGAGAAAGCTGAAATGATTGCGTGGAATATTGAGAACAGCAGAATAACCGTACGACACCGCGACACTAGGTACATCTCCCTCCTTGTCGTTTTTGTTTGAAACTGCGTCCTCCTGTTATGAGTTCTGCCCTCAAACCATTTGATCTTTGTCAAAATGATAATCTTTCAGACAAAAAGTTTATATCTTGTAAATTTGCTCAAAATTATCGTGTTTTTAATGAACAAACACTCTAAATTTGGTGATAAAAATGAACACAGGGATGGTTGAAAGGGCAAAAAAGGTTCTGGCCGAGAAGGGTATCAGGCAGGTTCTCTGTGCGTTTACCGACGTCAGGGGCTACCTGCTGACCTTCTCGATACCGGCCAGGGAGTTCATAGAGGGTAGCGCCTTCGAGGACGGCATAGGCTTCGACGGCTCTTCCGTCAGGGGGTTCAAGAGCATCGAGCAGAGCGATATGGTCTGGAAGCCCGATCCATCGACGCTGAGGGTAATCCCGTGGATGGACGGAATACACGCGAGCGCGATAATGTTCGGGGACATCTACGAGGCTGGGGGCAAGGAGCTGGCCGACTGCGACCCAAGGGGCTTCGTGGCGAAGATGCTTGAGAGGGAACTCGGAAAGGAAGGTAAATCCGCCATCTTCGGGCCGGAGATAGAGTTCTTCGTCTTTGACGGCATCGACATCAGGAACCTCACATGGGATTTATTCGTAACCCCGAACGGTGGCGAGGGTGATTCCTGGGGCGCCCCGAGGGTCATTCCGAACAGCAGGGAACTTGAGGAGTTGCCCATCATAAGGCCCAAGGAGGGCTATTTCAGAGCGCCTCCCGAGGACAGGACGCTCGAATACAGGAACGAGCTAGTCTATTACCTCGAAAAGATGGGGGTAATAGTTGAGTACCACCACCACGAGGTTGCCACCGCCGGTCAGGTTGAGCTCGACTTCAAGCCCTTCGGTTTGGTTGGCGTTGGCGATGCCTTCTACATCTACAAGTTTGTGGCAAAGAACGTCGCGAGGATGCACGGCCTTCTGGCGACCTTCATGCCGAAGCCCCTCTACTTAGACAACGCCAGCGGGATGCACGTCCACCAGAGCCTCTGGGAGGGCGAGCCGTTTAAGGGGAAGAACCTGTTCTCTGACCCGGACGACGAGTTCGGCCTGAGCCAGCTGGCGAGGTACTACATCGGTGGACTCCTTGAGCACGCCCCTGCTTTGACAGCTCTGAACGCCCCCACGGTTAACTCCTACAAGAGGCTCGTCCCCGGTTTCGAGGCTCCGATATACATAGCCTGGAGCCCGAGGAACAGGTCTGCCCTCGTGAGGGTTCCCGCCTACTTCAAGAAGCCTTCAGCGATAAGGGTCGAGTACAGGGGTGCTGACCCGAGCCAGAACCCCTACCTCGGCATAACGGCCCAGCTTGCCGCGGGACTGGACGGCATAAGGAGGAAGATAGACCCCGGCGACCCTGTGATGAAGGACATCTACAAGCTCACCGAGAGGGAGAAAAGGGAGTTTGGAATTGGAGAACTGCCCACGAGCCTCAAGGAGGCCTTGGAGGCGCTCGCCAGCGACGAGGTCATACAGAGAATCCTGGGAAGCCACATCTACGACGCCTTTATGGAGCTGAAAACCGACGAGTGGAACCAGTATTCGCTCTACGTTACCCCCTGGGAGTTTATGAAGTACTTCGACATCTGATCCTTTTCTTCTCTTTGCTCACGGAAAAGGTTAATAAGATTGAAGTGTCCCTCAACAAATCTGGGGGCAGGGAGATGAAAAGGCTCGCGCTAATCATCCTTCTCCTGCTCTTTATGAGTGTTGTTGCCGGATGCATCGGCGAAAGGTCCAGTACCTCGACTTCTCCTGAGCTCACCCTCAAGCCCAAACAGCCATCAAGGGAGGAACTGCTGGAGGGACTGAAGGAAATAAAGCAGTTCACGTTCATCGACAACACAAGCTTAAAGCTCAACATGACCCTTGTACAGGGAAACCTCACCCAGAGCCAGAAGGTTACCCTCATCTACAATAGGAAGGGCTACCTTGACTTCACCGAGAGAAAGGCTGAGATTAACATAACCACTGTCGTTTTCCCCGGTGGAGCATCTACATTAACTAGGGAAGTTATCGTAGGGAACGACGTTTACGTCTCCGTTGGGGGTAACTGGTTCAAGCTGACCAACGAGAGCATTGGCTTACCCCCTTCCATTGTGCTCAACATGACGTGGAAGTACAATATAGTCAACTTCACGATGAAGTACCTCTCCAAAGAGCCCTACCGTGTTGAGTTCAGGAACGGCACCCAGTTCCTCTACTACAACCTCACCTACGAAGACCTTAAGGCCATCTTCGAGGGGCTTCTTGGAAGGGCATCGAACATGACGACCAACCTGACCGGCGGGGTTCTTGAGCTCAGGTTCAGGGGGACTTCCCTGATAGGCGGAAGGGCCGGCTACAGGGTCAGCACCCACATATGGGGCGAGAGGCTCGGGCAGAGGTTTGATGTCTACGAGAAGGGCTTCGTCTACGACGAGTTCATAATCACCGACGTAAACGTCAAGAAAAAGGTCGAGGCACCGTCGGCGTTCCACGCGTGAGCTTTTTATTTTCCCCACAGACCTCTTTTTGATGGAACGCAAGAGGGTAAGCAAGCTCATGGCCTACATTCTGCGCCACTCCCCGGAGGAGTTCGGCCTTAAACCTGATGAGGAAGGCTTCGTCCCCCTAGCTGAGCTTGTAAAGGCCCTCAAGACCGTCTATCCCGATGTAACCGGGGAACTCGTGAGGGAGATCGTCGAGAATGACCCGAAGGGACGCTACGAGATAAGGGGTGGAAAAATCCGCGCCCGCTACGGCCACAGCTTTCCTGTGAGATTGAAGCACGAGGAGGACACTGAGAGCAGGTTTCTCTACCATGGAACCACGAGGAGGAACCTTCCTTCCATCATGAGAGAGGGCCTGAGGGCGATGGGAAGGCAGTTTGTCCACCTGAGCACGAGCAGGAGCGAGGCCCTTGAAACCGGCAGAAGGCACGGGAGGGACGTGATTCTGCTCATCATAGATGCTAACTGCCTTAGGAGAAAGGGGCTGAAGGTTTTCAAAGCTGGAAAGAACGTGAGGATAGTGGAGAGAGTTCCGCCGGAGTGCATCACTCTTGTAATCTGAGGGCCAGGATGAAGGCCAAGCTTAGGGGAATCAGAGTGCTCACGAAGTCCAGGGTGAAGCTTATTCCAGCGAGATAACCCCCTATCAACGGCCCGACAACCCAGCCGAGGCTCATCATGGTGTTCAGCAGACCCATCCCCTGGGCCCTCTCCTTGACACTCACCCTCTCGGCGACATATGCCGATGTCGAGTTTATAGTCATCACCCACTTCACCCCCGAGAGGAAGGCGACACCGAAGACCAGCCAGACGTTTTTAGCGAAGGCATAGAGGAGGAAGGCCAAGCCGTAACCGGCTATGGCCAGCAGGTAGAACCTCTTCGCTCCATATCGGTCTATCAGCCTTCCGATGAAGTAGCCGGTTAGAGCCGCTGCAAGGCTTTCAATTCCGAAGATAACGCCAACGCTCCACTCGCCAAAGACCTCCTTGAAGTAAACCGAGGAGACGCTGTAGAACTGCCCGCTCGCCGTCATGACGAGGAAGACGGTGAGGTAGAAGAGGCCAAGGTGACCGCACATGAGCTTTTTAAAAGCTGAACCCCTGACCGTTGCGCGCCAGCTTTCTCTACCCTCCCTCACGAGAATCATCCCGAGGAGGGAGCGCCTTCCGCTTGGCCTCTCTTTTATCAAAAGAACCAGAGCCGAGGAGAGGAGGAGCAAAATGCCGGCGATGATGAAAACGCTCTTCATGCCAAGGTATTCGACGACGGCCGAGCCGAGGAAGTTGCCGGCCATGAAGCCTGCATTTTCCACCGAGTTGAAGAGGCCGAATATCGAGCCTGCTTTGGTTGAGAGCTCTGAAATAAGGGCCGAATGCGCCGGCATCATGGCCGAGCCAAAAACTCCCTGGAGAGTTCTGAGGAGAAGAACCTGGGCTGGAGAGACGGCGAAGGCCATGAAGGCGTAGAACAGGCCCAGAGAAGCTGTGCCGAGAGCTATGAAGGCCTTTCTGTTGCCGGTTGAATCGGAGAGCCAGCCGAAGGGGTACTGGAAGATGGTGGAGGTAAGGTTGAAGGCT comes from Thermococcus sp. and encodes:
- the glnA gene encoding type I glutamate--ammonia ligase, which gives rise to MNTGMVERAKKVLAEKGIRQVLCAFTDVRGYLLTFSIPAREFIEGSAFEDGIGFDGSSVRGFKSIEQSDMVWKPDPSTLRVIPWMDGIHASAIMFGDIYEAGGKELADCDPRGFVAKMLERELGKEGKSAIFGPEIEFFVFDGIDIRNLTWDLFVTPNGGEGDSWGAPRVIPNSRELEELPIIRPKEGYFRAPPEDRTLEYRNELVYYLEKMGVIVEYHHHEVATAGQVELDFKPFGLVGVGDAFYIYKFVAKNVARMHGLLATFMPKPLYLDNASGMHVHQSLWEGEPFKGKNLFSDPDDEFGLSQLARYYIGGLLEHAPALTALNAPTVNSYKRLVPGFEAPIYIAWSPRNRSALVRVPAYFKKPSAIRVEYRGADPSQNPYLGITAQLAAGLDGIRRKIDPGDPVMKDIYKLTEREKREFGIGELPTSLKEALEALASDEVIQRILGSHIYDAFMELKTDEWNQYSLYVTPWEFMKYFDI
- a CDS encoding RNA 2'-phosphotransferase; the protein is MERKRVSKLMAYILRHSPEEFGLKPDEEGFVPLAELVKALKTVYPDVTGELVREIVENDPKGRYEIRGGKIRARYGHSFPVRLKHEEDTESRFLYHGTTRRNLPSIMREGLRAMGRQFVHLSTSRSEALETGRRHGRDVILLIIDANCLRRKGLKVFKAGKNVRIVERVPPECITLVI
- a CDS encoding MFS transporter — protein: MTKREKAIIQGRRERTLKFKKLQVKRRNVLILAIAMFIANVAFGMAFPYLSVYMRILGASMFMVGLLSVAFNLTSTIFQYPFGWLSDSTGNRKAFIALGTASLGLFYAFMAFAVSPAQVLLLRTLQGVFGSAMMPAHSALISELSTKAGSIFGLFNSVENAGFMAGNFLGSAVVEYLGMKSVFIIAGILLLLSSALVLLIKERPSGRRSLLGMILVREGRESWRATVRGSAFKKLMCGHLGLFYLTVFLVMTASGQFYSVSSVYFKEVFGEWSVGVIFGIESLAAALTGYFIGRLIDRYGAKRFYLLAIAGYGLAFLLYAFAKNVWLVFGVAFLSGVKWVMTINSTSAYVAERVSVKERAQGMGLLNTMMSLGWVVGPLIGGYLAGISFTLDFVSTLIPLSLAFILALRLQE